The nucleotide sequence CTCCTTTGCTTTTTGGTATTTTATTAGCTATAAAAAATCCATTTTATGGGGTAATTTCTTCTGAAAATTTTATTTTTTTAGCAAATCTTGGAATGTATTTTTTGCTTTTTTTAATAGGATTTGAAATAGACTTTAAAAACATTAAAAAGACTGGCTCTTTTATAATAAAATCCACGATTTTAATTGTTTTGTTAGAGGCTTTGGTTGATGGTATTTTGTTTCATTTTATTTTTGGCTATGGATGGATAATAGCTTTAGTTATAGCTTTAATTTTTGCAACAGTGGGGGAGGAAATTTTATTGCCAATTTTAGATAAATGCGGATTACTTAAAACAAAATTAGGACAAAGCATCTTAAAAATAGGGGTTTTTGATAATTTATTAGAGTTTTTGGGTGTAATTTTAATAAGTGTTTATTTAGGGGCGACATCAAAGATAAATATTGATTTTGGAATAATTTTATTTTACGTTCTTGGTTTTGTCTTGATATTTCTTCTTTTGTGGAAAATTAAAAAAAGAATTAGAGATTTTTTGGAAGATTTAGATCTTCAGGCAATTTTTATTTTTGTTTTTGCAATTTTCTTTCTTTTTCTTTTTATCGGTAAAAACGCAGAGGCAACAGCAATAACTGCAATAATTGGAGGTATATTAATAAGAAGTTTTATAAAATTAAAAGAACGGTTTGAAGAGGTGGAGCACGAAATAAAAACCTTTGCCTATAGTCTTTTTGGGCCCTTATTTTTTGTTTGGGTTGGATCAAGTATTAATATGAAATATATTCTTGAATATCCCATTCCAATTTTAGTTATTGTTGCCGCAGTAACTCTTTCTAACATTTTGGCAAGTTTTTTTGTAACAAGAAAAGAATTGGGGACGAGAAATGCATTTTTGTTGGGTATCAGCTTTTGTGTAAAATTTAGTACTAGTATAGTCTTAATAAGAGTTCTTTACGATCTTGGTATTTTAGAAAATAAACTTTATTCGGTTTTGGTTGGATCTAGTATTTTCTTTGTTTTAATACCTCCTTTAGTATTTTCTCTTTTAGTGAGTTTACCACAGAAAATATTTCAAAAAAAATAATACTATGGAAGAAAAAATAAAAAAATATATTTATTCAACTAGTCTTCTGGCAGGAACAATAATTGGTGTTGGTTTGTTTTCACTTCCTTATATTACAGCTCAAGTGGGTTTGCCAATTACAATTTTTTATTTTTTAATCATAATTGGATTAGTTCTAGTTATCCATTTACTTTTTAGTGAAGTTGCGCTCAAGACACCTGATTTTTTGAGATTTTCGGGTTATGCGAAAATATATCTTGGTAAGATTGGCTCAAGTCTAACAAGTATTTCTGTTATTGGCAGCCTTATTGGTTCTCTCCTTGCATATTTAATAGTTGGGGGAAAATTCCTTGGAGAGATTTTTATCCCTATTGTAGGTGGAAATGATTTTATTTTTGTGATTTTATATTTTATTTTAGGGTCTATTTTTATATTTTTTGGGGTGAGGGCAATTTCAAAGATAGAATTTTGGGGATTAGTTTTATTTATTTTGATTTTATGTTTATTAGTGTTTCCAAGCATTAGTCACTTTAAAAGAGTAAATCTTTCTGTGGCGTTTAATTCCAGTGATTTATTTTTGCCATATGGTCCAATTTTGTATTCTCTTTGGGGAGCAGCATTAATTCCACAGGCAGAAGAAATTCTTGGAAGAGAAAAAAAACAATTAAAAAAGATAACGGCTATTTCAATAATAATACCCTCTGTTGTTTATTTATTTTTTATAATAATGATTTTGGGTATTGCTGGGGAAAATGTATCACCCGCAGCTCTTACGTGTCTTGGTGGAATCTTGGGAAATAATATTTATAAAATAGGATTGTTATTGGGAGTCTTAACTACTTTCACTTCTTTTGTTGCGCTTGGCTTAACACTCAAGGACGTATTCCATTATGATTTTAAAATTAGTAAAAATATTTCTTGGTTTTTTACTTGTTTTGTTCCTTTGGCGCTTTTTTTGCTTGGTTTTCAAAACTTTATAGAAATCATAGGGTTTATAGGCGCTGTTTTTCTTGGGATTACAGGGATATTAATAATTTTTATGTATCAGAAGATAAAAAAAGAGACACTTAAAGTAAAAATCCTTACCCTACCTTTAATTTTAGTTTTTGCGTTAGGAATAATTTATCAAATAATATATTTTTTAAAATAAGATTTTGTGCCAGAGATAATACTATAT is from Candidatus Paceibacterota bacterium and encodes:
- a CDS encoding cation:proton antiporter, whose product is MTDIIIFLAVVYLFSFFLGRVFEKIKIPPMFAPLLFGILLAIKNPFYGVISSENFIFLANLGMYFLLFLIGFEIDFKNIKKTGSFIIKSTILIVLLEALVDGILFHFIFGYGWIIALVIALIFATVGEEILLPILDKCGLLKTKLGQSILKIGVFDNLLEFLGVILISVYLGATSKINIDFGIILFYVLGFVLIFLLLWKIKKRIRDFLEDLDLQAIFIFVFAIFFLFLFIGKNAEATAITAIIGGILIRSFIKLKERFEEVEHEIKTFAYSLFGPLFFVWVGSSINMKYILEYPIPILVIVAAVTLSNILASFFVTRKELGTRNAFLLGISFCVKFSTSIVLIRVLYDLGILENKLYSVLVGSSIFFVLIPPLVFSLLVSLPQKIFQKK
- a CDS encoding aromatic amino acid transport family protein, encoding MEEKIKKYIYSTSLLAGTIIGVGLFSLPYITAQVGLPITIFYFLIIIGLVLVIHLLFSEVALKTPDFLRFSGYAKIYLGKIGSSLTSISVIGSLIGSLLAYLIVGGKFLGEIFIPIVGGNDFIFVILYFILGSIFIFFGVRAISKIEFWGLVLFILILCLLVFPSISHFKRVNLSVAFNSSDLFLPYGPILYSLWGAALIPQAEEILGREKKQLKKITAISIIIPSVVYLFFIIMILGIAGENVSPAALTCLGGILGNNIYKIGLLLGVLTTFTSFVALGLTLKDVFHYDFKISKNISWFFTCFVPLALFLLGFQNFIEIIGFIGAVFLGITGILIIFMYQKIKKETLKVKILTLPLILVFALGIIYQIIYFLK